ATGGTCTTGATGACCGAGGTGAAGGCCAGGCCGATGGCCGCGAAGCAGAAGCCGGTGAGGGCGATGGCGAAGGGTATCAGCAGCGACCAGGGCGAAAAGGGCAGGCCGAAGGCGAGGGTGATGATAAAAAAGGTGCCGCCGTAGAGGAGCGCGCGGGTCACCGCCCAGAGGATCTCGCCCAGGGCCACGTCCTCCATGTTGATGCGGGTGGTGACCATGGCGTCGTAGATCCTGTCGAAGTTGAGCTTGACGAAGACGTTGTAGGTCGTCTCGAACGAGGCCCCGTTCATCGCCGAGGCGGCGATCAGACCGGGCGCGATAAAGGCCAGATAGCCGCCCTCGAAGGCGCCGCCCTCGGCGACGTAGGCGCCCAGGCCGACGCCCAGACCCAGGAGATAAAACACCGGCTCGAAGAAGTTCGGCACCAAGACGTATTTCCAGGACTTTTTGTAGACGCGCAGGTTGCGCTCCCAGATGCGCCAGGCGGCCCGCAGGCTGACGAGCTGCTGGCCGCCATAAGCCTTGCGCAGGGCCCTACTCACGGAGTGCCCTGCCCGTCAGCTTCAAGAAGACGTCCTCGAGGTTGCCCGGCCGCACGAAGGCGCCGTTCAGGAAGATACTATCCTCTGCCAAGGACCTAAGAACCTCGCGGCCGTCGTTCACGAACAGGCTCACCCTGTCCCCGGCGCGTTGGACCTCGGCGCCGAGGCGCTTGGCGTGATGCTCGAGCCGCGCGAAGTCGTTGCCCTCGAGCCGGGCCTCGATCACCTCGGGCGAGACCTGCTCGCGCACCATCTTGCGCGGCGAGCCCTCCGCCACGATGCGCCCCTGGTCCATGATGACCAGCCTGTCGCAGAGCCTTTCGGCCTCGTCCATGTAGTGGGTGGTCATGATCAAGGTCACGCCGCGCGCCCGCAATTCGTCCAATTTGTCCCAGAGGGTGAGGCGCACCTGCGGGTCGAGGCCGGTGGTGGGCTCGTCCAGGATAACGATCTTGGGGTCGTTCATGAGGCCGCGCGCTAGGGTCAGGCGGCGCTTCATGCCGCCCGAGAGCTCGCGGATGGGCGCCTTTGCCTTGCCGGCGAGCTCGAGAAAGTCCAGCAGCTCTGCGGCCCGGCGCCGCGCGACCTCGGGTACGATCTCGTTGAAGCGGGCGTAGACGAGCAGGTTGTCGAGGACGGTGAGCTGCTCGTCTAAGTTGTCGAGCTGCGGCACCACGCCGAGTTCGGCCTTGATCAGGCGGTCGTCGCGGCCGGCCGTCAGGCCCAGGACCGACAGGCTGCCCGAAGTGAGCGGCGTGACCCGGTAGACCATCCGCATGGTGGTCGACTTGCCCGCGCCGTTGGGGCCGAGCATGCCGAAGAACTCGCCCGGCCCGACCGCAAAATCGATGCCGGCGACGGCCTCGAACGAGCCGTAGCGCTTTCTCAGGCTCGAGGCGCGGACGACGGGGTCCGGAGTGTCCGCCTGGCTGGATTTGGTGGGCTTTGCTGTCTCTTCGTCACGCTTGCCTCGTTCAGTATGGACTGCGTTCAAGTTGGCTTCCTCTTCCCCGCGCAAAAGTCGAACACCATTCTACCGCGAATCTAAGCGAAAGCCGCGAGCGGAAAACGGTCGCAGCCTTAAACCCTGCGCCACGGCTGCGGAGTAAGGTAGACTCGAGTCCTATCAGGATCCGACCATGACCGACCTGCCCATCCCTCGGACAAGACGCCCTCCTGGTGATCGTTCAGCCGGAACTGAGTCTGGACGCGGCTTTCAGCCCGGGCCGCCCTCGAGGAGGAGATATGAACTCTAGCCTGCGCTGCTTATATGCGCTTCTCCTGTGCTTCGCCTGCTCCGCCCTCGCCCAGAACGTTCAGGACGCCCCCACTCTGGACATCCCGGTCTTGGACCGCTACGCCCAGGCCGTCGACTACCTGAGCGAGAGCAGCAGCCTCTTGGTGAGCGATCCGGAGGAAAGCCTGGCGAGCCTGGAGCGCGCCGAGAACGCCTCGCTTACCCTGGTCAGCGAGACGCGCAGCGACGCCTTGCGCAGCGGCCTGGCCGACACCTTCGCGCAGGCCCGGATCGCCATCGGCCGGCGCAGCCTCAGCGACTTGCAGGTCCGGGCCGCGCTGATCCGCGGCGGCTTGCAGCGCATCGTCTACGAGACGGCCCTGGTCGAGGCCGCTAGCGGCAACCTCGCCCTGGCGCAGAGCAAGGTGAGCCGCCTGGCCCGCGACACCGGCTTCAGCGCGGCGCGCCAAGAGGCCTTGGACACCGGCGTCGGCTCGCTCGCGCAACTCCTGGCCGGCTTTGAGCAGGGCGTCGGCGAGTATATCCAGGCGCGCCTGGACGAGGTGCGCGCGCTGCAGGCCAGCGACGAGCAGGCCGCCTATCTGGCGCTGGCCGCTGCCTACGCCGCCTTTATTCCCGTTCAGGACTCGCTGCACACCGGCGAGAACGCGACCGACCTCTTCGTCGGCGCCTTTGGCGCCCTCCTGGAGGGCGACGCCGAGGTTCTGGAGGGCAAGCTCGGCGAACTGGGCGGGCAACTGACCGGGCTC
The Deinococcota bacterium genome window above contains:
- a CDS encoding ABC transporter ATP-binding protein, whose amino-acid sequence is MRKRYGSFEAVAGIDFAVGPGEFFGMLGPNGAGKSTTMRMVYRVTPLTSGSLSVLGLTAGRDDRLIKAELGVVPQLDNLDEQLTVLDNLLVYARFNEIVPEVARRRAAELLDFLELAGKAKAPIRELSGGMKRRLTLARGLMNDPKIVILDEPTTGLDPQVRLTLWDKLDELRARGVTLIMTTHYMDEAERLCDRLVIMDQGRIVAEGSPRKMVREQVSPEVIEARLEGNDFARLEHHAKRLGAEVQRAGDRVSLFVNDGREVLRSLAEDSIFLNGAFVRPGNLEDVFLKLTGRALRE
- a CDS encoding ABC transporter permease yields the protein MSRALRKAYGGQQLVSLRAAWRIWERNLRVYKKSWKYVLVPNFFEPVFYLLGLGVGLGAYVAEGGAFEGGYLAFIAPGLIAASAMNGASFETTYNVFVKLNFDRIYDAMVTTRINMEDVALGEILWAVTRALLYGGTFFIITLAFGLPFSPWSLLIPFAIALTGFCFAAIGLAFTSVIKTIDLYSYYFTMFLTPSFLFSDIFFPVEDRFPDWLVAVAQWTPLYNAVQLMRGLASGEVAGLGFPVLYLLTLATALSVFAITRMRRRVIV